One Aegilops tauschii subsp. strangulata cultivar AL8/78 chromosome 7, Aet v6.0, whole genome shotgun sequence genomic window carries:
- the LOC109749034 gene encoding myb-related protein Zm38, giving the protein MGRSPCCEKAHTNKGAWTREEDERLVAHVRAHGEGCWRSLPSAAGLLRCGKSCRLRWINYLRPDLKRGNFSRDEDELIVKLHSLLGNKWSLIAARLPGRTDNEIKNYWNTHIRRKLLGRGIDPVTHRPLTDAATVSFVHPAEATKQQATEERKPPRCPDLNLDLCISLPFQQEEERPPARACAKPVKMEQLQQGGICFRCSILRVRGAATECSCGSNFLGLRAGMLDFRGLEMK; this is encoded by the coding sequence ATGGGGAGATCGCCGTGCTGCGAGAAGGCGCACACCAACAAGGGCGCGTGGacgagggaggaggacgagcggcTGGTGGCCCACGTCCGGGCGCACGGGGAGGGCTGCTGGCGCTCGCTGCCCAGCGCCGCCGGCCTGCTGCGCTGCGGCAAGAGCTGCCGCCTCAGGTGGATCAACTACCTCCGCCCCGACCTCAAGCGCGGCAACTTCAGCCGCGACGAGGACGAGCTCATCGTCAAGCTCCATAGCCTCCTCGGCAACAAGTGGTCGCTCATCGCCGCGCGCCTGCCCGGGAGGACGGACAACGAGATCAAGAACTACTGGAACACGCACATCCGGAGGAAGCTGCTGGGCAGGGGGATCGACCCGGTCACGCACCGCCCCCTCACCGACGCCGCCACCGTCTCCTTCGTCCATCCTGCAGAGGCGACCAAGCAACAGGCGACGGAGGAGAGGAAGCCGCCCAGATGCCCGGACCTCAACCTGGACCTCTGCATCAGCCTGCCGTTCCAACAGGAGGAGGAACGGCCGCCGGCGAGAGCGTGCGCCAAGCCGGTGAAGATGGAGCAGCTGCAGCAGGGCGGCATCTGCTTCCGCTGCAGCATCCTCAGAGTGAGAGGAGCGGCGACGGAGTGCAGCTGCGGCAGCAACTTCCTGGGCCTCAGGGCCGGCATGCTCGACTTCAGAGGCCTCGAGATGAAATAG